CAATTCCTCACTTGCTCCTGCACCAACTCTATTACACTTTTACCCTCTCCTTTCAAATTCCATGGAAGCTCATCCCCCTCTGTCCTCCTCTTCATTTTctcaatgtttttgaaattgaagACATGATTTGCCATTACAGTTTTCTGATGTAGCACTTTTGCCATTTGGTATTTACCCATATACTAAAGGTACAACGCGTCTAGGGGACAGATAtaaggactctcaaacttttacaattcttttctgatctaccacttgtgggggctcattttgaagctcttggagaaagaaaaactctcactggcttagtttttcgaaaatctaaaattatagttttcctccatagagttaacacagggatgacagccattttgaatttcaaatatcggcaaaatcttgggtaatttgtttctctagaacctcTGATTTTCATTCTCGATTTTAAAGGAGAactgttgaaagattccttaaggaaagttagagcaaaagtttttgtctttcactttcaaggtgcatactaccttaatgcctGGGTGCAATGACATGACTGACTAGTGACTAGCACAAGTGTGGAAAAGGAAAGCTTAAGACAAGTCTAAAAGTCATATAGATGGTTTACTTTCAGCTAGAGCCACCTCAAtagtgttttcaaattttttacgTTTCTTGGTTTTGCTCAACCAATTCAGCTGAACTTTTCCAAAAAGTTTGATCATTTTGACCATGATTAATCCTGACAAAGATCAAAATTTTGTGTCATTCTTCCATCCAGATAGCTGCCATTAGTGTTTAGTTCTCTGTTCCTGAAACTTTGCaacactcaattttttttttttatttttttttggggggggggggggaggagttAGATTGAGGATGCGATGAAGGTTGATATCTATTAAAGTGTGGTGAAAGATACATAGTATAAGTATAATCTTAGCAATACTGAAGATGGAAAGTGATTGCACAACATGTTTTCTTCCTCACACAGAGAGACTCAAGATCAGCCGTTGTATCTTCCTGTTACAACATGGTAGAGTTGATAATAAGCTTCATGACCAGTGGGCCGTCATTAGAGTTGAACTCCAAGCAAGTGACACAACTCCATTCAGCGTTGATAGGTGCATTTGGTGCAGTGACTCATTATCTGACCTCCATTGCCAATGACAAGACACAGGTATGGTTATCGTGTTGTTGTCGTATACTTCAATAAATGACCGAACCATAACCGCATTGTCAAATATGATGATTTTTGATCATCAGATAGGGTGATACTGCGCACAGTGCATTTTGTAAGTTTAGGAGGAAGCAGTCGTATTTGAAggaaatttttgacattttgcccCTTCTGTAGCCACAATCGACCACATTGTCTGTACAACTTTAGCAGCTGAAAAAAACCAGCTTCGTCAGAACTTaataatatttacatcatgtcgtCATTTTCCCAAActttatacatttatttatgcAAGGTGTATTAATGAGTGCTgttttgatatgcaaataaactggTAAGAGTCGCTTTCAGTGAGAATATTCATTGGCGGCAACTCATGCATTATCTACAGTAGAATCACAATCGTTAACAACTTTCCTTTGTTTGCGTGAAAAGCTTGTGTACCACCAATACCTTATGTTGAAAAGTGTGAAAGATGTCATAATATAATGTAAATAGACAAAAAAAGCAGATAGCACAAATGATCaaaggtataattttatgaTGTTAATACCAATCTTTTTGCCAGGGTGtcttttttctgtctttttccAACTAATCTTTGAACAATCATTCCACACAGTACTCTAAACCATTGGTGCAGGCATCAGTACGTGTGCTAGGAGCATGGCTGGCAGAGGAGACTTCAGCTTTAAGAGAAGAAATCTACAACCTTTTGCCTTTTCTCACAGACATAGGGTGAGCACATGTCACCTTTGAACTTCACCCTTTGACCCTAACAGTATTTTTGAGTCCATTCCCATATGTGTGCTCTTAGATAAGAAAAAGCTCAATAATGATATTGACATCAGACAGGCAGAGGAAACAAAACAATTGAAACTTTAGAAAACGGGGTTCACTAAATCATTTTAGAAATCAACATACTATGTACTTGTTTCTAAGAAATTCAGATGTTATGTATTGTCTGTTAAATCAACAGGGTTTCATCAAAGACAGATCTTTGAACAGTACGGAAGAGTAACATGTCTTTTAATGCCATGAATTGTAAAGAACGTCCTTCATGATtctgataaaaaaatattacactccttattttttcaaagtactCTGTCACCAGTAACTTTAATTTCCCAGAGAGTCAACAAGGTTGTTTCCATTCTTGAATTTTGAAACgtgcaaatgcacataattgttaatttttgtttgttttagaaTTTTTCAATGCTTGAAACAAGTGACTGTAAATTTTCTGTTGTAAAATAGGAGTAAATGTGAGAAGATGGGATAAAATTACACAAGTTCAGGGTATGGTTCTTTAATTATGGCTGTCCAACCATGTTAAGCCTTTGAGtaccaaagtctatttttgtcccctttattaAATAAACcttagtcaatttttctcagatttttgccaaaattatgagaaaaaaaatctgtagtaaatgaaatgtgatatccatttggtccaaaattatcagaaattacagaaaaaattcatagaaattggtaaaattttgcactaaaattttggcgggagaaacttacagtgctcaaagggttaaggtagcaggcatctcaaaagtgaaagacttaaacattttgctcaaactttccacaatgatactttcaaccattctcttaccaaatcaaaaatacatgtaaaaataggggtcaccgtgcaaagttttgtacttGGGAAACATTGCCCaacatttatcgatatttgaaattcaaaatggctacggtctctgtgttaactctatgggaaaaaaacaaaatttttgatttttgaaaaactaaggcggtgaaAATTCTTTTCACTCagatagctttaaaatgagctccaactagtggtagatcggaaaagaattgtaaaaaaagagTCCGCAGAGAGTCTGACTATCCCCGCGgaacattctaccttaaaagaaaACTTGAGGATGTCTTTTCACTCAGAAAGCTGAATGCATTTTTTCTGGCGTCTGTACGCAGGAAAGAATATTTCTATAAACTGAAGATGAGATTATCTAAGGAAAAAGCGGCAGAACTGGGAACGCAGTCGGATTCTGAACCCATTCCGGTTGACCTCTTGAGGTTCCTGCTTCCGGGACTATGCCATTTCACTGCGGAGGAGAAATCCCGGAAAATAATGGTGGACAATGCTGTACATGAACTTCTAGgagaatattttaattatcactGGCTACTTTTTACAGCTAATAACGTGGAGTACAACTCTGAGGTAAAGTCTGCAATGCCAAATTTATAATGATCAATAAAAGGGCTCTGTTTGGGTTTGAACCAGGGACTACATAGTACAAAGTTACCAAATTAAACTGCACAATAACCCCACATCTGCTTTGCTAGATCTAATCATCAAAACCAAAGCAAAAACACAAGAATATAACTCATCTCAAACAGTTAATATCTATCAGCACCTTGTCAATTtaatgcaatgaaaataaaacaaaatgacacaTCAACAGAGTCTGTGCGTGACAGCTTTGTGAGATATATATCTCCTCGTAAAATACTAGCAAATCAGATTTGCGTCCAAAGGTATTTTTAATAACCTCAGTACCGAGCTTAGTACAgacatttcccttcaaaattgtgaagaaattgtTACGTTGTGTGAACATTGTTGTACGGTCACAACAAAGGGATTTCATGACAAACAAGGATTTTTGtctaatttgccaaattaaacaTACGGTTACAGACTAGACAAGTCATCATGATAAAGGtgatttgaaaaattgctttaCTTTCTCAGACTGTAAGGCAAGTATCACTTCAGTGCAGCAGTGCTGTATCAATCTTGCTCTATGAACTATTCAACCCAAGCAGGGTCCTATGCAAAGGGGTTTTGAGGGGAGGGCACCCCTCTATTTTTTGGAGCATTCtattcattgttaataataataataatgataataataatgagtgcattttcaaaacaaaagaacatACAAATTATAAATCGTTATGGAAAGTTGCCACCCCTGTGTTTTCTAATGTGCAgagaaaactgaagtatatgCAAAATGGCCATATTagtatatctgtattttgatttcttttccttGTCTCTCATGCAGATTGCCTTGACGACACTTTGCGGTATATTTATGAATTTCACTGTCCAAGATTCTGAATTTGTCAAGAGTCAGTCAGTGTTTAGAGAATTGTTAAATCTTCTGATGACATCACTGCCAAAACAAGGTGAGGGGAGAATCCGTAGAAAAATGTTGAACAGCTGGCCTGCACAAGTAGACGTCTAGGGACCAGCTATATACTCGCTGAGTTGCAACAATCATGTATATGACATatcgatgtatttttttaattatatatTAGCTGTTTTTTGTTTTAGAAAACAAGTTTGTTTTCTTCTCCTGCCAAAATTACCCCGCAATGCAAAGCATTAAGTCTTGTCAACTCAACAGATGGTGTACAATACATGGTTTACCAATAATTCttgtctggactaaaattcagatTTCTATCACAATGTAGGACAACTTACACATAGGGCTGTGTTGATAAATTTAGGTATATTGACACAATTGTGGAAGTAGATAGAGAAATAGAATTTCACAAACAGAACcaaaatacttgaaaatacatgaaagttacagctaaagGAGCCCTAAATACATATAAAGTACATAGAAACCGGTTGTTTGAAAtccagaaaaaattcatttataACGTAGGAAAAAGCAGTAATGGTGGAGGGCATGTTTGTGCATGTTAATGTGTACATTCGTGTGTTGTGAAGTTTGAGTATTGTATACTGAGGTTTTTGTTCAGAACGTGATTGTTCACTTTGTGTTTGTCTTATTTTTTCAGTCAACAAAACAGAACACACAATTTTAAATTACAACATGGCTGTGCTGGGACTTATGATGCTCAGACAACACCCAGATGACGAAGGTGAGGTCATGAcctgaggtcagaggtcaccatTCTCCCCCTTTCAGCACTTCAGCTTACAGAAAAAAGCTTCCCATTTTGGGGTAGGAGACTGAGAACATTGGCCAGGAACTTACTTATAGTACTACCAATAGTTAAACTCTTTTATGTGAAAAGCAATTTCCCAAAACTTTAATTTCAAAAGTACTGTCAAGCAGACAGGCTTAAAAtcatgagaaaaaaattcacctTAACACACATTGATTCACATCAAAGAGAaagggctgatgtgcagcgtcttggaagctgttatccaattggttggctgaatcttactgttataattgaataatacaaatagattCCTTATGctgctgtgaatagtgaaaatcgaccaatcagaaatAACCTTacgagcacgctgcacatcagcagaagaGACGAGCTGATTAGTTACATAGAGAAGAAGATGGTAGGTAATGCCAAAACTTTCCATCAACTATAATGCaaaaatttctcaatttttgtttgtattgcaGAAATCAGCCAGTCATCGTCAACTCAAAATTTCATTAGGGCTgtcattcaattatttaaaagttGCCATGTGTTGTCAGATGGCCATTGTAAGGTGACAGAGGTGTATCAACCGTACTGGCCTCACATATCGGAACTCTGGTATCTTGGCATCCAAGGTGAGTGAACcagtaaaacacaaatctttTAGTCTTCTTTGTGTGTAagcacattaaccctttgagagccaatgtcaatttttgttgcctttccAGACTGTAATGCcaacaacttttttcagatctagacatttttttttatcagatctagactatttttttcagattttcccccaaacttttggtcaaaacatgtagCTAATGAACAGTTAtgtcaatttggtccaaaactatgatttaattacagaaaaattcataaaaattggtaaaatgttgaacagaaatcttgatggggaaaaattaatacagcactcaaagggttaagtgaaCACCAAGTAGATAATATAATCATGTTAGGCTCAAACTTATCAACCTCTGTTATAGTCATCTGTGATGGGATAATTGTTACTATCTTGTACCAGATAGCCCACTGATagccgactgatccattagctcagttggtagtcGGTAGAGCATCTGTAATGTATAcgggggtgtgggttcgagtcccgcatgggtcacttttcattcaccactatatatatatatatatatatatatataatatatattatatatatatatattatatatatatatatatatatatatatatatatatttggaaGTTGAACCTGTATATGCAGACATAATGGGTGACAGGGTTCCATTCTTGGAAaggtaaatatgaaaaataatgttaTTATAAAGTAAAACACTATGAACATGTTATGAATTTCAGAGACCATGCGCAAGAATTGTTTGCAATATATTATGTTGTACTAAatatttaagtgatttttttgtgttttttaaacAAGATATGGCATGGTCCATTCCTCAGTTCCCATGGTTACCGAAAGTCTTCCTTGAGTACAACTGGCTCAGAGATATATCACAGATGCTGAGTGAGGTGAAGGGTAAGTGTCCACCACTGTGAATATTCATAGCTGGATATTCCTGCTGAAACCAACAGAAAGCAAAGTGCTGCACAATTATGGATTTCAAATTCAGTAGAAACACAAGACTGTCAATTGGAAGTACCCAGGTAGAATTGTTGTAAGTTGTCAAAAATAGCgtcctttttagtccccacggacaccgtccggggggacttataggtttggtcatgtccgtgcgtgcgtccgtgcgtgtgtccgtccgtccgtccgtccgtccgtccgttcacgcagatatctcagagatgcctggagcgatttcattcaaacttggtacaaggattacttcatatgtcatacagatgcacgtcaatttgttttgtgatacgatccaatatggccgccaggcggccattttattacgattttttcatgtacagagccataactcaggcatgttccaaccgatttttttcaaagttggtacaaggacattgaccaatgtcatagatatgcacatcaatttgttttgtgatacgatccaatatggcgccaggcggccattttattacgattttttcatgtacagagccataactcaggcatgttccaaccgattttattcaaagttggtacaaggacattgactaatgtcatagatatgcacttcaattgttttgtgatatgatccaatatggccgccaggcggccattttattacgattttttcatgtacagagccattactcaggcatgttccaaccgattttattcaaagttggtacaaggacattgacaaatgtcatagatatgcacttcaatttgttttgtgatacgatccaatatggccgccaggcggccattttattacgattttttcatgtacagagccataactcaggcatattccaaccgattttattcaaagttggtacaaggacattgaccaatgtcatagatatgcacgtcaatttgttttgtgatacgatccaatatggccgccaggcggccattttattacgattttttcatgtacagagccattactcaggcacgtttcaaccgattttattcaaagttggtacaaggttattgacaaatgtcatagctgtgcacgtcaatttgtgttgtgatacgatccaaaatggctgctgtgcggccattttattacgattttttcatgtacagagccataactcaggcatatctcaaccgattttattcaaaaatggtacaaggacattgaccaatgtcatacatatgcacgtcaatctgttttgtgatacgatccaatatggccgccaggcggccattttattacgattttttcatgtacagagccatttctcaggcatatccgcatgtttcaaccgattttattcaaagttggtacaaggacatcgaccaatgtcatagctatgcacatcaatttgttttgtgatgcgatccaatatggccactgtgcgaccattttgttacgattttttcatgtcctgaaccataactcagacatgtatcaagcgaattcattcaaaagtatttttatcacagacctaatgaagaggactctatcctctctgaggacctgaaatcaaaatacccattaacaagtggggactgtgtcatcaacgatgactttgtTAAACAAGTTCTGCTTTCAAACTGCCCAGATTACAAGCACAGAGTATGATGAGCAGCTAGTAGTTTTACTCATGTTGTGTCTGACATTGGTCACCGCAAACAGAAATTCATTTTTTATGCACACAGGCAGCTGTTTATTACAGCTGCCTGTGTGCACATCCTGTGACTTGCTATTTTTTCTGTTTCAGTTACATCATCAATCATAACAAAGCAGCAATTTTGTCACTCCTGAATGGGGAATTTATTAAAGTTTTGTCACGATTTTTGGATGAATATGTTTTTCCATATTTACAATGAAACTTTGATATCACGGGGAATCGGTCCCATCATCATATAACTGAAGAGATCTTGTCAGCTGAATTAAATTTAGGGACTGGTGGCGAAGTGCACTGACTTTGCAATAGTCAGCATGGCACAACATCAAAATATAAGGCAGACTGagatatttacatttgaaaaagaTGATGTGAAAGCCAGTTGAGGCAAAATAGCCTTCTATATTCAAGTAGTTTATGGCTAGCATTAGTCCGATTATGTTAAAAATGTCATAATTGTCACAAACTTCAGCATCATCTCTTAATTCTTGGGGttttgttatgaatttttcattcCAAGTTAATCTGTTTGTTGTTCATCTTCTtataaaaaataatactttatgcACCCAAAAATGGGAGAGCCACTGTCCCTAGATAACATCTCTTCAATCGTTTTCTTTCGTCATTTGTAGCCCCCACTGATGAGGATTCACTGATTTTACAACTGAGCAGTGGAATTCTGACGGAGTGTGCCAAGCACGACCAAGCCTGTAGGCAATACATCAAAGAGATAGGGGGTCAAAATGTTGCCAAGTAAGTACAGGCACATTCATCAAAGAGATAGGGGGTCAAAATGTTGCCAAGTAAGTACAGGTACATTCATCAAAGAGATAGGGGGTCAAAATGTTGCCAAGTAagtacagtgcgtttcacctaggtaccgcaactcagcgtatgagacggacacatttcacgtacaaaacaaacgtTTAGCTTTGGTATCACGAcgcatttcaaagccaccgactcattgattaattacagtaaaccagcatggggcagccactctgtctagactgagagatacactttatctacaatgtgtggctttTTAATTTACTTTCTGTTGAGAAAACCTTCAGCTCTtcaactcttagctgaaattgtaaaaacagttacattgtagattaAATGTTTTGAACTTTCATCTCTCAGTCCAGATTCACTGTAATTAATAAATGATTGGGTGGCGTTGAAATGCGtagtgatacccaagctaaacgtttgttttgtacgtgaaATGTGTCTgcctcatacgctgagttgcggtacctaggtgaaacgtaCTGTAAGCACATTCATCAAAGAGATGGGgggtcaaaatgttgtcaagtaAGTAACAGGCACATTCATCAAAGAGATAGGGGgtcaaaatgttaccaaagGTAAGAGGCACACATTGTGTGCTTTACCCATCTGTACTTCCTTGGTTTCTTTATCGTGTATTGCTGAAAAAGCAAAGTACAGAATTTCCAGTTTTTGTATTTGTGCATATACCCTGGAGAGAGAGGGATCTTTGATTATGGCATTTCCTTACAAGCAACATCTGTAATCCCTCTTAAATCATCATGTAAGTGATGAGCTGAAGAAGTTTGCAAATGGGTCAGTCGTTTATCCAGTATGTGGCAATGTAAATTGTTTTCTTGTAGTTTGTAATGCAAAATACTCTCAAACCTCATAAAACAAGATTTGTAATATCAGGACACTCAGTCATCATTCGCAGGCTTTTGTGAACACAATCGCAGGTAAATTTGAAGGTCTACCATTTTACTGTCTGATATTGGTTATTAACGACAATATCATTGCCTATACGTACCTCATTTCAACCAGCAGTGATGACTCAGAAATGGACTGTACACCATGTTTGCAAAACACCCATACCAAATTGAGACTCAGAGACCTGCCATATAGTCTGGCTGCCGTATGTGTTGCTCTTTCTCATAAATCATGATGGGAAATGTATTTGCCTTATAGCAACATTACATTGAAACAGTTTCAAGTAAGCAAACATCGTAGAGCAGTTACCGAGATAAAGCGGGTCAATTTCTTACCATTACCTTTGTACTTTTGCTATATTTCTCTCATAAAACGAGTAAATTTTACACATAGGAATAGCTATTGTTTAGGTTGACCTCATAGACATAATGAGGGAAGCATGCATTTCCCACTAACTGAGGCAAATTGCAAGGCCGTACACAAAGTTTGTCTGACAtgcataatttatgtaaatattcttataaatacaagaaaaaaatcaaaacaaaagcaacCTACTCTCATTCTGAATGAGAgataaaggtatacagtcacctgtaatccaaatatgcccatatatggtcaaaggggcattccttggtattcaaaatgcccatgtgagagCGCTGTTTTTAgaaagcggccacctgcttaaaatctgtgatcggttggattttctctttccatggtaactgtggcaaaattggaacaggtgacagtatacattCAAAGGGCCAGTCACTGcaacttttgaagattttatttcactatttttgttttgtatatcaatcacACATTATCGtgctactccccaaagcatgttgaaacattaACTGGTAAACTCAGCATctctatgtgtaaaatgcacttacATATTGCTTACatgtgaattctagtctggactaaaattcacttcTCAACAATGCCATGCAGTTTTTTGGTTGTAGACATGTTTCTGCAGCCAATTGCACAGATTGCAAGTATAGATTCATCACTAAATACAGCATCATGCATATTGACGATTGCTTCTGCCCACAGAAATGTggacatattttgtcattttatgcCTGAAGTTTATCGCTGCAACTTGTGTCTGTTACCTTGACATGATTTGTGTGGTTCTAATCAAAACAGTCTGGGTAACAAAGCATCATTGCCACACTTTCCATCAGGGTAATCTCCAACAGTCTTGTAAAATGTTTCATACAAATCTTTATTCATGTACATTCATGATTGGGAATTGGTCGTATTTACACGTAACTCATTATCACACACATCCATATCtcaaactgattttttttcttgtctttgaCCCTTAGGACAATGAATATGCAGGA
This DNA window, taken from Ptychodera flava strain L36383 chromosome 4, AS_Pfla_20210202, whole genome shotgun sequence, encodes the following:
- the LOC139131370 gene encoding neurochondrin-like isoform X1 — protein: MAGVAETSADDVPNVDICLAALRSANSDTEVFAALLLVTKLVKAESTDAETRRKIFDAVGFTFLNRLLNTTEVAEGCDINMFRSIGLTLLACFCTDPELATHPQTIAKVPMFNEVISTCKSLRGEDLDSSVYGTVDDCYQCFYAIAASPDGQQQLIRHATVQALCKACTENCYHGHEKALPLLIQLLDGNGHQIWTYYDKVLNQLVESLSRKLKDFSDEKKFSVCDSIFAILSTATRQVIETLPHATWDAYIHQGLFDILRSKIGTKQRDPALRLSSLMIEYFGIGWAFGPPPDTNTKFLLLLVHLSCVEIRMGLEHTKEEERDSRSAVVSSCYNMVELIISFMTSGPSLELNSKQVTQLHSALIGAFGAVTHYLTSIANDKTQYSKPLVQASVRVLGAWLAEETSALREEIYNLLPFLTDIGKEYFYKLKMRLSKEKAAELGTQSDSEPIPVDLLRFLLPGLCHFTAEEKSRKIMVDNAVHELLGEYFNYHWLLFTANNVEYNSEIALTTLCGIFMNFTVQDSEFVKSQSVFRELLNLLMTSLPKQVNKTEHTILNYNMAVLGLMMLRQHPDDEEISQSSSTQNFIRAVIQLFKSCHVLSDGHCKVTEVYQPYWPHISELWYLGIQDMAWSIPQFPWLPKVFLEYNWLRDISQMLSEVKAPTDEDSLILQLSSGILTECAKHDQACRQYIKEIGGQNVAKTMNMQELIAVLEEIK
- the LOC139131370 gene encoding neurochondrin-like isoform X2; the encoded protein is MFRSIGLTLLACFCTDPELATHPQTIAKVPMFNEVISTCKSLRGEDLDSSVYGTVDDCYQCFYAIAASPDGQQQLIRHATVQALCKACTENCYHGHEKALPLLIQLLDGNGHQIWTYYDKVLNQLVESLSRKLKDFSDEKKFSVCDSIFAILSTATRQVIETLPHATWDAYIHQGLFDILRSKIGTKQRDPALRLSSLMIEYFGIGWAFGPPPDTNTKFLLLLVHLSCVEIRMGLEHTKEEERDSRSAVVSSCYNMVELIISFMTSGPSLELNSKQVTQLHSALIGAFGAVTHYLTSIANDKTQYSKPLVQASVRVLGAWLAEETSALREEIYNLLPFLTDIGKEYFYKLKMRLSKEKAAELGTQSDSEPIPVDLLRFLLPGLCHFTAEEKSRKIMVDNAVHELLGEYFNYHWLLFTANNVEYNSEIALTTLCGIFMNFTVQDSEFVKSQSVFRELLNLLMTSLPKQVNKTEHTILNYNMAVLGLMMLRQHPDDEEISQSSSTQNFIRAVIQLFKSCHVLSDGHCKVTEVYQPYWPHISELWYLGIQDMAWSIPQFPWLPKVFLEYNWLRDISQMLSEVKAPTDEDSLILQLSSGILTECAKHDQACRQYIKEIGGQNVAKTMNMQELIAVLEEIK